From the genome of Thunnus thynnus chromosome 1, fThuThy2.1, whole genome shotgun sequence, one region includes:
- the LOC137189495 gene encoding calcium-binding tyrosine phosphorylation-regulated protein-like — MTSHNLCPYGLKSLLECITRAALLSQPGDNPDFLFEYLSELINFRRCHPEDDPKIVSFNYQEMWENKFLGTKKASKTPITASAAAPQVPSQAQVEETLKELYLDLASSTDGNVKKPQKERMPTNKTSGKDKKPSASPMYPTPTPPPRVGRQHGKNVPPPFLVVKGERKPAPPPPRFQHEDT; from the exons ATGACTTCCCACAATTTGTGCCCGTACGGACTGAAGAGCTTGTTGGAGTGTATTACCAGAGCAGCACTGCTATCTCAACCTGGTGATAATCCCGActttttatttgagtatttatcAGAGCTGATCAACTTCAGAAGATGTCACCCTGAAGATGATCCCAAGATTGTTTCCTTCAACTACCAAGAGATGTGGG AGAACAAGTTCCTGGGAACGAAAAAAGCGTCAAAGACTCCAATCACCGCGTCTGCAGCAGCACCACAAGTTCCATCGCAGGCCCAGGTAGAAGAGACTTTGAAGGAGCTGTACTTGGATTTGGCATCTTCTACTGATGGAAACGTAAAAAAACCTCAAAAGGAGAGAATGCCAACCAACAAAACTTCAGGAAAGGACAAGAAGCCCTCTGCATCTCCCATGTATCCCACACCGACACCGCCTCCCCGTGTGGGAAGACAACATGGGAAGAATGTACCACCACCTTTCCTTGTTGTAAAGGGAGAAAGGAAGcctgcacccccccccccgcgATTTCAGCATGAAGACACGTAG
- the LOC137188964 gene encoding serine/arginine repetitive matrix protein 1-like, giving the protein MTSHNLCPYGLKSLLECITRAALLSQPGDNPDFLFEYLSELINFRRCHPEDDPKIVSFNYQEMWENKFLGTKKASKTPITASAAALQVPSQAQVEETLKELYLDLASSTDGNVVKQPQKERMPTNKTSGKDKKPSASPMYPTPTPPPRVGRQHGKNVPPPFLVVKGERKPAPPPREVSMKTRRVSSVKVPIKQESKGTCEDVRKTPQTRRRTLTPIPAKSSEPEKVSVSVSRVASKPAKPSSVPVPIVTHKLVLPPIKQRKKQDGQVSVVQGKAAPTKPRKSSPMNREVMPDETSSRPPVRKARGPLKAKAKAVPKTAPVPGPESTKEPGPERPRKTIPAPPTDLEPEKKRIRPDTAPEKTRAPRILRPLRARRTSSWERKKRQRLQSPRLQQHHKFHRRPR; this is encoded by the exons ATGACTTCCCACAATTTGTGCCCGTACGGACTGAAGAGCTTGTTGGAGTGTATTACCAGAGCAGCACTGCTATCTCAACCTGGTGATAATCCCGActttttatttgagtatttatcAGAGCTGATCAACTTCAGAAGATGTCACCCTGAGGATGATCCCAAGATTGTTTCCTTCAACTACCAAGAGATGTGGG AGAACAAGTTCCTGGGAACGAAAAAAGCGTCAAAGACTCCAATCACCGCGTCTGCAGCAGCACTACAAGTTCCATCGCAGGCCCAGGTAGAGGAGACTTTGAAGGAGCTGTACTTGGATTTGGCATCTTCTACTGATGGAAACGTTGTAAAACAACCTCAAAAGGAGAGAATGCCAACCAACAAAACTTCAGGAAAGGACAAGAAGCCCTCTGCATCTCCCATGTATCCCACACCGACACCACCTCCCCGTGTGGGAAGACAACATGGGAAGAATGTACCACCACCTTTCCTTGTTGTAAAGGGAGAAAGGAAGCCTGCACCACCCCCCCGCGAAGTCAGCATGAAGACACGTAGAGTGTCCTCAGTGAAGGTTCCTATTAAACAGGAGAGTAAAGGAACCTGTGAAGATGTCAGGAAAACGCCACAAACACGCCGGCGCACACTAACACCAATTCCAGCCAAATCTTCAGAACCAGAGAAGGTTTCAGTGTCAGTATCCAGAGTGGCCAGTAAACCTGCCAAACCTTCCAGTGTTCCCGTACCAATAGTGACACACAAGCTTGTTCTCCCACCTattaaacagaggaaaaaacaagatgGCCAGGTATCTGTGGTCCAGGGCAAGGCTGCGCCCACTAAACCCAGGAAAAGTTCACCAATGAACAGGGAGGTGATGCCAGACGAGACCAGCAGCAGGCCTCCAGTGCGCAAAGCACGGGGGCCACTAAAGGCAAAGGCAAAAGCAGTACCAAAAACAGCTCCTGTCCCTGGACCAGAGAGCACTAAAGAACCAGGACCAGAGAGGCCCAGAAAGACCATACCTGCCCCACCTACTGATCTGGagccagagaagaagaggataCGTCCTGACACGGCACCAGAGAAAACCAGAGCACCGAGAATTCTGCGGCCACTGAGGGCAAGG AGAACAAGTTCCTGGGAGCGAAAAAAGCGCCAAAGACTCCAATCACCGCGTCTGCAGCAGCACCACAAGTTCCATCGCAGGCCGAGGTAG
- the LOC137185712 gene encoding mucin-7-like — protein sequence MKTRRVSSVKVPIQQESKGTCEDVRKTPQTRRRTLTPIPAKSSEPEKVSVSESRVASKPAKPSSVPVPIVTHKLVLPPIPQRKKQDGQVSVVQGKAAPTKPRKSSPMNREVMPDETSSRPPVRKARGPLKAKAKAVPKTAPVPGPESMKEPGPERPRETTPAPPTDPKPEKKRIRPDTAPEKTRAPRILRPLRARVKPVENRTAEGIQGTAFGRPGSSTFTNTHPHLAHVVHIIRYRRMQIRSSPQGHSGPSLS from the coding sequence ATGAAGACACGTAGAGTGTCCTCAGTGAAGGTTCCTATTCAACAGGAGAGTAAAGGAACCTGTGAAGATGTCAGGAAAACGCCACAAACACGCCGGCGCACACTAACACCAATTCCAGCCAAATCTTCAGAACCGGAGAAGGTTTCAGTCTCAGAATCCAGAGTGGCCAGTAAACCTGCCAAACCTTCCAGTGTTCCCGTACCAATAGTGACACACAAGCTTGTTCTCCCACCTATtccacagaggaaaaaacaagatgGCCAGGTATCTGTGGTCCAGGGCAAGGCTGCGCCCACTAAACCCAGGAAAAGTTCACCAATGAACAGGGAGGTGATGCCAGACGAGACCAGCAGCAGGCCTCCAGTACGCAAAGCACGGGGGCCACTAAAGGCAAAGGCAAAAGCAGTACCAAAAACAGCTCCTGTACCTGGACCAGAGAGCATGAAAGAACCAGGACCAGAGAGGCCCAGAGAGACCACACCTGCCCCACCTACTGATCCGAagccagagaagaagaggataCGTCCTGACACGGCACCAGAGAAAACCAGAGCACCGAGAATTCTGCGGCCACTGAGGGCAAGGGTAAAGCCGGTGGAAAACAGGACTGCAGAGGGTATTCAGGGTACAGCCTTCGGTAGACCAGGCTCTAGTACTTTTACTAACACTCACCCTCATTTGGCGCATGTGGTCCATATAATAAGATATAGACGGATGCAGATTAGATCCTCTCCTCAGGGTCACAGTGGTCCCTCATTAAGTTAA